A single window of Thalassomonas viridans DNA harbors:
- a CDS encoding helix-turn-helix transcriptional regulator → MQRFFKSIDFIEQHLYDKISVHEVAAASHYSTYHFSRIFKALVGDTPKEYLRKRRLTVAAKRLLGEDIGILELALECQFDSQEAFTRAFKGLFNITPAPVPQTKRSFQIAVQRPVQPAYTALSAKRAFHGAGNYYPPGHEAGGHSAAIRQRRF, encoded by the coding sequence ATGCAACGCTTCTTTAAGAGCATTGATTTTATTGAACAACATTTATATGACAAGATTTCGGTGCATGAAGTGGCCGCAGCGTCCCATTATTCCACCTACCATTTCAGCCGCATCTTCAAGGCCCTGGTGGGCGATACCCCGAAGGAATATTTGCGCAAGCGCAGGCTCACGGTAGCCGCGAAAAGACTGCTGGGCGAAGACATAGGCATACTGGAGCTTGCCCTGGAGTGCCAGTTCGACTCGCAGGAAGCCTTTACCCGCGCTTTTAAGGGGCTGTTTAACATCACCCCGGCCCCAGTACCGCAAACAAAACGATCCTTTCAGATTGCTGTACAAAGACCAGTTCAGCCCGCATATACTGCACTTTCTGCAAAACGAGCTTTCCATGGAGCCGGAAATTATTACCCGCCCGGCCATGAAGCTGGTGGGCATAGCGCAGCAATACGACAGCGCCGATTTTAG
- a CDS encoding DUF1330 domain-containing protein: MTLPVFLHIEARPNPKEMESLQAYSSQVPAIAKAHGAVPIATYDVETSLADTRDTQQIPAVFMVVSFPSRDAIMDFFKDPAYEALVPLRDRGFNHIRFYITSERI; the protein is encoded by the coding sequence ATGACGCTACCCGTTTTTTTACATATAGAAGCCAGGCCAAACCCGAAGGAAATGGAATCCCTGCAGGCCTATTCCAGCCAGGTGCCGGCTATCGCCAAAGCACATGGCGCCGTGCCTATCGCCACCTACGATGTTGAAACCTCACTGGCCGATACCCGAGACACGCAGCAAATCCCGGCGGTATTTATGGTGGTCTCTTTTCCAAGCAGAGATGCTATTATGGACTTTTTTAAAGACCCGGCTTACGAGGCCTTAGTACCCCTTAGGGACCGGGGCTTTAACCATATTCGCTTTTACATTACCAGTGAGCGCATTTAA
- a CDS encoding SDR family NAD(P)-dependent oxidoreductase yields the protein MLKTILITGANAGLGKESAKQLAQQDGVEKIYLGCRNLEKAKQAKRELERETGKSIFEILLIDVSDLDSVKAAVVNLPEPVEGLVMNAGGTGGKRFNDTTKDGVTQIFAVNLLGHVALTDELLKARKLTKTALYAGSEVARGVKEMGMKRPDLKTSSVDEFASICNGVFFGKTNDATVPYGPIKYMAALWMSSIARQHPDIRFITMSPGATTGTEGFNTLSPVKQYVMKGMMKVMLWLGKVHKLEVGAQRYVDGLFNQSYKSGGFYASQSGLTGPIGDQGVLFADLNNETFQDNANEAIHRFIK from the coding sequence ATGTTAAAAACTATTTTGATCACAGGTGCAAACGCGGGCTTAGGTAAAGAGAGTGCAAAACAGCTGGCCCAACAGGACGGCGTAGAGAAAATTTATCTGGGTTGCCGCAACCTGGAAAAAGCCAAGCAGGCCAAACGTGAGCTGGAAAGGGAGACGGGAAAATCCATTTTTGAAATCCTGCTTATCGACGTTTCCGACCTGGATTCGGTCAAAGCTGCCGTTGTTAACCTGCCCGAGCCGGTTGAAGGTCTGGTTATGAATGCCGGCGGCACCGGCGGCAAACGTTTTAACGATACAACCAAAGACGGCGTTACCCAGATATTTGCCGTTAACCTTTTGGGGCATGTGGCCCTGACCGACGAGCTGTTAAAGGCGAGAAAACTCACCAAAACCGCTTTATATGCCGGTTCGGAAGTGGCGAGGGGCGTGAAGGAAATGGGCATGAAACGCCCGGATCTGAAAACCTCGTCGGTAGATGAATTTGCTTCCATCTGTAACGGCGTATTCTTTGGCAAAACCAATGATGCTACCGTGCCTTACGGCCCGATAAAATACATGGCGGCCCTGTGGATGTCGTCTATCGCCCGCCAGCATCCGGACATTCGTTTTATTACCATGAGCCCGGGGGCGACCACCGGCACCGAAGGTTTTAACACCCTGTCGCCTGTTAAACAGTATGTGATGAAGGGCATGATGAAAGTCATGTTATGGTTAGGCAAGGTACACAAACTGGAAGTTGGCGCACAGCGTTATGTAGACGGTTTGTTCAACCAGAGCTATAAAAGCGGCGGTTTTTATGCGAGCCAGTCGGGCCTTACCGGTCCTATCGGCGACCAGGGAGTGCTGTTTGCCGACCTGAACAATGAAACCTTCCAGGATAATGCCAACGAAGCCATCCACAGGTTTATCAAATAA
- a CDS encoding GyrI-like domain-containing protein: MEPEIITRPAMKLVGIAQQYDSADFSLPRLWSAFRPYRDKIKNRIGDESFGIYESYEEDGDEVRFSYVCSAPVANFDDIPEGMTARELPEQMYAKFIHKGPISNLDQTLKYIWGSWLPKSDYDYVEKPDFELYPPGYNVADPASEMALHIPIAKKGQ, from the coding sequence ATGGAGCCGGAAATTATTACCCGCCCGGCCATGAAGCTGGTGGGCATAGCGCAGCAATACGACAGCGCCGATTTTAGCCTGCCCCGTCTCTGGTCCGCCTTTCGTCCTTACCGGGATAAGATTAAAAACCGCATTGGCGATGAGTCTTTCGGTATTTATGAATCCTATGAAGAAGACGGCGACGAGGTCAGGTTCAGCTATGTATGCAGCGCGCCGGTGGCCAATTTCGACGATATTCCCGAAGGCATGACCGCCAGGGAGCTGCCGGAGCAGATGTACGCCAAATTTATTCACAAAGGGCCGATAAGCAACCTGGACCAGACCCTGAAATATATCTGGGGCAGCTGGCTGCCCAAGTCCGATTACGATTATGTCGAAAAACCCGACTTTGAACTCTACCCGCCGGGATACAATGTCGCAGACCCTGCAAGTGAGATGGCTTTGCATATCCCGATTGCGAAAAAGGGACAATAA
- a CDS encoding SRPBCC domain-containing protein translates to MRSVISQTITLPAPAQELFEMYLDSARHQEITGAPVTIAKEPGAEFRAFDGVLSGTILVVSSPDLIVQSWRSTAFKADDPDSTLILNFVADKAFGRINLVHLDVPKHDYDGVTQGWEKFYWTPWREYLKGRG, encoded by the coding sequence ATGCGCAGTGTTATATCACAAACCATTACCTTGCCGGCTCCGGCTCAAGAGTTATTTGAGATGTATTTAGATTCTGCTCGGCATCAGGAAATTACCGGAGCGCCCGTTACCATAGCCAAAGAGCCAGGGGCAGAATTTCGCGCTTTTGACGGCGTACTCAGCGGCACAATACTGGTCGTGAGTAGTCCGGATCTCATTGTGCAATCCTGGCGTTCGACAGCGTTTAAAGCGGATGATCCGGATTCAACCCTGATTCTCAATTTTGTTGCCGATAAAGCGTTTGGCCGGATTAATCTGGTTCATCTGGATGTGCCGAAACATGATTATGATGGCGTAACCCAGGGCTGGGAAAAGTTTTACTGGACCCCGTGGCGGGAATATTTAAAGGGCAGGGGATAA
- a CDS encoding DUF4345 domain-containing protein codes for MTYANSRLAKTERKVFQLFIAILAVICFIPGGASTFGGINGSAALAGGELIFNGESMLRGFVDNQYRFGFGVFFTQGLILMFFLRNIEQHSTLFHFSALAMFIGGLGRATNILEYGVVDPQVVGPTVIELVVIPLLVIWHMRIVNTQNSLRRAV; via the coding sequence ATGACTTATGCCAACTCTCGATTAGCCAAGACCGAAAGAAAAGTATTCCAACTCTTCATCGCCATCCTGGCCGTAATTTGTTTTATCCCCGGCGGAGCAAGCACCTTCGGCGGTATCAACGGCAGTGCCGCCCTGGCAGGCGGCGAGCTGATATTTAACGGCGAGAGCATGCTCAGGGGCTTTGTCGATAACCAATACAGATTCGGCTTCGGCGTGTTTTTCACCCAGGGCTTAATCTTGATGTTTTTCTTAAGAAACATCGAACAACACTCCACCCTGTTCCACTTTTCGGCCCTGGCCATGTTTATCGGCGGCCTGGGCCGGGCAACCAATATCCTGGAGTACGGCGTTGTTGACCCTCAGGTAGTCGGCCCGACCGTTATTGAATTAGTGGTTATTCCACTTCTGGTTATCTGGCATATGCGTATTGTTAACACGCAAAACAGCCTGCGCAGAGCAGTATAA
- a CDS encoding tetratricopeptide repeat protein, which produces MFIVRFAPFFRERHSYKEITGSLPIMTFYLKNFLAVVVFMLSQTVVAASQSPASLENRLETLTGQARIPVLIELAKHYVDADPEKASTLAQETRQLLDRYPNTSQSLLINHHLATAYFNLGETEQAAALVIENEKLAQVKGNLDEKATAAKDIAYSIMNKDGNYLKAIEYFQQALKDYRELEHSYGIGLTLGDIGLMYYYNGNYEQALAYYNQALEQSGYLKKLEATRTYSDIAQVYMHYGRYHEAIPHYNQALAHARRFEQPSWVAEQLLSAGVAYLMDKNNDKAIAYLNEALVLAENADDKHKLFFINKRLGEAYRSEEEYSRALEYHNRALVAATDMDSKALIIQSQIDLGIIYSWLEQYETSMDYYQQALTMAVEVDHLDMKIEAHKNVSELYKQLNNHEKAYEHLAEHHKFKAQQTAQAHQEQVSGLSDTFKTEQIVNEFKLLTHQEELAQLKFQHQRNYLLAGFIALALLVAFFFYRQNQQRRLVGERALMMSDLVERKNQLLADVSHELRTPLTVLQLKVEALQHNLVKDVPASYDGLIVKIREINRLISDIYQVAQSDIGALKLDLAEHNCLATLTSWTEELAETVTAKGFKWSQSIDIADDVDICFDKDKVKQVICNLVDNSMTYTDLPGQIVFDTRVRKDQLDIRIQDSAPGVRQHELPLIFERLYRVETSRSRATGGSGLGLSICKSIIEAHRGTIMSSDSHYKGLAITIHLPLSQAE; this is translated from the coding sequence GTGTTTATTGTACGCTTTGCCCCTTTTTTCAGGGAACGTCATAGCTATAAGGAAATAACGGGCAGTTTACCTATCATGACTTTTTATCTTAAGAACTTCTTGGCTGTTGTTGTCTTTATGTTAAGCCAGACGGTTGTCGCCGCTTCGCAATCGCCGGCGTCACTGGAAAACCGTCTTGAGACACTCACCGGCCAGGCAAGAATTCCCGTGCTGATCGAGTTAGCCAAGCATTATGTCGACGCCGATCCCGAAAAGGCGAGTACATTGGCGCAAGAAACGCGGCAGCTGCTTGACCGTTATCCGAATACCTCACAGTCATTGTTGATCAACCACCACCTGGCCACCGCCTATTTTAACCTGGGGGAAACCGAGCAGGCAGCGGCGCTGGTGATTGAAAACGAAAAGCTGGCCCAGGTTAAGGGCAACCTGGATGAAAAAGCCACGGCGGCTAAAGATATCGCGTATTCCATCATGAATAAGGATGGCAATTATCTAAAAGCCATCGAATATTTCCAGCAGGCGCTCAAGGATTACCGGGAGCTGGAACATTCTTATGGGATAGGTTTGACCCTGGGCGATATCGGGCTGATGTATTATTACAACGGCAATTATGAGCAGGCGCTGGCTTATTATAACCAGGCGCTGGAACAAAGCGGTTACCTGAAAAAGCTGGAAGCCACCCGTACCTACAGCGATATTGCCCAGGTTTATATGCACTATGGCCGTTATCATGAGGCTATTCCCCACTATAACCAGGCCCTGGCCCATGCCCGCCGGTTTGAGCAGCCCTCCTGGGTTGCCGAGCAGTTGCTCAGCGCCGGCGTCGCTTATTTGATGGACAAAAATAACGATAAGGCCATTGCTTATTTAAATGAGGCGCTGGTGCTGGCAGAAAATGCGGATGACAAACACAAGCTGTTTTTCATCAACAAGCGCCTGGGGGAGGCGTACCGCAGCGAGGAAGAATACTCCCGGGCGCTGGAATACCATAACCGTGCCCTTGTTGCGGCAACGGACATGGACAGCAAAGCCCTGATCATTCAGAGCCAGATCGACCTGGGGATTATTTATTCCTGGCTGGAGCAGTATGAAACCTCCATGGACTATTACCAGCAGGCTCTGACCATGGCGGTTGAGGTAGACCACCTGGATATGAAGATAGAAGCCCACAAGAATGTTTCCGAGCTTTACAAACAGTTAAACAACCACGAAAAAGCCTATGAACATCTGGCGGAGCACCATAAATTCAAGGCCCAGCAGACGGCGCAGGCGCACCAGGAGCAGGTCAGCGGCTTGTCCGATACCTTTAAAACCGAGCAGATCGTTAATGAATTTAAGCTGTTGACCCATCAGGAAGAGCTGGCGCAGCTGAAATTTCAGCACCAGCGGAATTATCTTCTGGCCGGTTTTATAGCACTGGCGCTGCTGGTGGCCTTCTTTTTCTACCGGCAAAACCAGCAGCGCCGCCTGGTGGGCGAGCGGGCCCTGATGATGTCGGATCTGGTGGAAAGGAAAAACCAGCTGCTGGCGGATGTTTCCCATGAACTGCGCACACCGCTGACGGTACTGCAGTTAAAGGTGGAAGCGCTGCAGCATAACCTGGTTAAGGATGTGCCCGCTTCCTATGACGGCCTGATCGTGAAAATCCGAGAGATCAACCGCCTGATCAGCGATATTTACCAGGTGGCGCAATCGGATATCGGCGCGCTGAAACTGGATCTGGCGGAGCACAATTGCCTGGCGACCTTAACCTCGTGGACAGAGGAACTGGCGGAAACGGTGACGGCAAAAGGTTTTAAGTGGTCGCAAAGTATCGATATCGCGGATGATGTTGATATCTGCTTCGACAAAGACAAGGTTAAACAGGTGATCTGTAACCTGGTAGACAACAGCATGACCTATACCGACTTGCCCGGCCAGATAGTATTTGATACCCGGGTGAGAAAAGATCAGCTTGATATCCGTATCCAGGACAGTGCGCCTGGTGTCCGCCAGCATGAATTGCCGCTTATTTTTGAGCGCTTATACCGGGTGGAGACATCTCGCAGCCGGGCTACGGGAGGATCGGGATTGGGTCTTTCTATTTGTAAAAGTATTATTGAAGCACACAGGGGAACAATTATGTCTTCAGATAGCCATTATAAAGGATTGGCCATCACCATTCATTTGCCATTGAGCCAGGCGGAGTAG
- a CDS encoding methyltransferase family protein, with protein sequence MDVKDGNKGAAVKFPPPLVFLLFMLLGGGINRYWPLAIADISWLKYFGGALAVAGFAVTFHISRAFKRADTSIEPWKPTTAIISSGYFAYSRNPIYSSFCLITVGLGLFYNSVWVLISFLPSAWVVYLLAIKKEEAYLERKFGEQYLAYKKRVRRWL encoded by the coding sequence ATGGACGTTAAAGACGGCAACAAAGGCGCAGCGGTAAAGTTTCCGCCGCCGCTGGTTTTCCTGCTGTTTATGCTGCTCGGCGGCGGCATAAACCGTTACTGGCCGCTGGCTATTGCCGACATAAGCTGGCTTAAGTATTTTGGCGGCGCCCTGGCGGTGGCGGGATTTGCGGTTACTTTCCATATCAGCCGCGCCTTTAAACGGGCCGACACCAGCATAGAACCCTGGAAACCCACAACCGCCATTATCAGCAGCGGCTATTTCGCCTATTCCCGCAACCCTATCTATAGCTCTTTTTGCCTGATCACTGTCGGCTTAGGGCTGTTCTATAACAGTGTCTGGGTCCTGATCAGCTTTCTCCCTTCCGCCTGGGTGGTATACCTGCTGGCAATCAAAAAGGAAGAAGCTTATTTAGAGCGAAAATTTGGCGAGCAATACCTGGCTTATAAAAAGCGCGTCAGGCGCTGGCTATAA
- a CDS encoding response regulator transcription factor, translating to MQKIMLVEDNREISGPLMKLLTVKGFIASLCERGDLAVNEIKKFQPDLLLLDVKLPGLDGFEICQKVRQFSQLPVIFMSAVVSTDMHIKAFKLGADDFLDKPFCMSELLLRINAVLKRSHD from the coding sequence ATGCAAAAAATAATGCTTGTTGAAGACAACCGGGAAATTTCCGGGCCGCTGATGAAGTTATTGACGGTGAAAGGCTTTATCGCTTCCCTGTGTGAGCGGGGCGACCTGGCGGTGAATGAGATAAAAAAATTCCAGCCGGACTTGCTTTTGCTGGATGTCAAACTGCCCGGGCTCGATGGTTTTGAAATTTGCCAAAAGGTGCGGCAGTTCTCGCAACTGCCGGTGATCTTTATGTCGGCCGTGGTCAGTACCGACATGCACATTAAAGCCTTTAAACTCGGGGCGGATGACTTTTTGGATAAGCCTTTTTGTATGTCGGAGTTATTGCTGCGCATTAATGCGGTGCTAAAAAGAAGCCACGATTAA
- a CDS encoding PepSY-associated TM helix domain-containing protein, translating into MIDRKKWHKWHSLAGIKFSILICFILVTGTFAVVSHEIDWLTNASQRVWPQVTNDKVNWPAIYSSAIKINPIDPVISLHAPLDPWFAAQVLRRNAKGDRYRQFFHPVSGRYQGDGRWYNWQRFFRMSHRHLMLPTLYGITLVCCLGLVMFVSMISGMVIYPKWWRGFFRKPRTGSCKAFWNDVHRLFGLWSSWLLLVVCLTGIWYLLELWGLRAHVPQEHYQLSPQAEAEAVRPSAAAFTDIISRVPQYHTNLAIKRIRLPERPGESVIVEGQDGTKLVRDRANNVEFDPVSAQYLARRYASGQSFHVRISEAADPLHFGTFAGIYSKAVYFFFGVLLSALAISGTYLYGLRHTRVHRTIPVEGSKVWRSS; encoded by the coding sequence ATGATAGACAGGAAAAAGTGGCATAAATGGCATAGCCTGGCCGGCATTAAATTTTCTATATTGATCTGCTTTATTCTGGTCACCGGCACCTTTGCGGTTGTTTCCCATGAAATCGACTGGTTAACCAACGCCAGCCAGCGGGTGTGGCCGCAGGTGACCAATGATAAAGTGAACTGGCCGGCTATCTACAGCAGCGCCATAAAAATCAATCCGATAGATCCTGTGATCAGCTTGCACGCTCCCCTGGATCCCTGGTTCGCGGCTCAAGTCCTGCGCCGCAATGCTAAGGGAGACAGATACCGGCAGTTTTTCCACCCGGTTTCCGGCCGGTACCAGGGGGATGGCCGCTGGTATAACTGGCAGCGCTTTTTTAGAATGAGCCACCGGCACCTTATGTTGCCCACCCTATATGGCATCACCCTGGTTTGTTGCCTGGGGCTGGTGATGTTTGTGTCTATGATTTCCGGCATGGTCATTTACCCGAAATGGTGGCGGGGTTTTTTCCGAAAGCCAAGAACCGGCAGTTGTAAAGCCTTTTGGAACGATGTGCACCGTTTGTTTGGTTTATGGAGCAGCTGGTTGCTTTTGGTGGTTTGCCTGACCGGCATCTGGTACCTGTTGGAATTATGGGGTTTAAGGGCACATGTTCCACAAGAGCATTATCAGTTGTCGCCGCAGGCAGAGGCGGAAGCCGTCAGGCCTTCAGCCGCCGCTTTTACCGATATAATCAGTCGGGTGCCTCAGTATCACACTAACCTGGCGATTAAACGTATTCGGCTGCCGGAGCGACCGGGCGAGTCAGTGATAGTGGAAGGACAAGATGGCACTAAGCTGGTGCGCGACCGTGCCAATAATGTTGAATTTGATCCCGTCAGCGCCCAATACCTGGCAAGGCGTTATGCCTCAGGGCAGAGTTTTCATGTCCGTATTTCTGAAGCGGCCGACCCCTTACATTTCGGCACTTTCGCGGGCATTTATTCCAAAGCGGTTTATTTTTTCTTTGGTGTCTTATTAAGCGCCCTGGCAATTTCCGGCACTTACCTTTACGGCTTGCGCCATACCAGGGTCCATCGCACTATACCTGTGGAAGGGAGCAAAGTATGGCGTTCCTCATGA
- a CDS encoding N-acetylmuramoyl-L-alanine amidase — protein sequence MITYNKSKKNFGYASSLFYALKQLLLFVTLCVCFQAHAANSINGIRIWPAPESTRVVFDLSKKPDYKYFSLSSPQRLVIDFKDSRSLISFQNIIKDDRRIKRIRKSKPKNKNSTRIVLELADNYQLTVFPLAPIGQYGNRLVIDLYDKNRVPKNVDNTSPDAKRDIVVAIVAGHGGDDPGSIGAKGSYEKHVTLKIARKLAALINNHPGMKAFMIRQGDYYVTHDRKPKLARKNKADLLISIHADAFTSPKPSGASVLVQSTRRANSEFARLIANRQKESELLGGAGETIKKTKDTNLAITLADMKKEHTMKSSYEFATHVLKQLKKVTKLHKKKPEGLSLAVLKAPDIPSVLIETGFISNPKDEKNLNSSAHQQKLAKAIYTAVDTYFTQNPPSGNLTAASRVTEHKVARGESLSVVAHQYKVSVRELKKTNNLTSNIIRVGQTLKIPQAE from the coding sequence TTGATTACATATAACAAAAGCAAAAAGAATTTTGGTTATGCTTCATCTTTGTTTTATGCGCTAAAACAACTATTACTCTTCGTTACCTTATGTGTTTGTTTTCAGGCTCATGCGGCTAACAGCATTAACGGCATACGTATCTGGCCCGCGCCGGAAAGCACCCGTGTTGTTTTCGATTTAAGTAAAAAACCTGATTATAAATACTTTAGTTTGTCGTCCCCACAACGCTTGGTTATTGATTTTAAGGACAGTAGATCGCTTATCTCCTTCCAGAACATCATTAAAGATGACCGCCGCATTAAAAGAATACGAAAAAGTAAGCCGAAAAATAAAAATTCAACACGTATCGTTTTGGAACTTGCCGATAACTACCAGTTAACCGTGTTTCCATTAGCGCCGATAGGCCAGTACGGAAACCGTTTAGTTATCGATTTATATGATAAAAACCGTGTCCCTAAAAACGTGGACAACACAAGTCCTGACGCAAAACGCGATATTGTTGTTGCCATAGTTGCAGGCCATGGCGGCGATGATCCCGGCTCTATCGGCGCCAAAGGCAGTTATGAAAAACACGTCACCCTTAAAATCGCCAGGAAATTAGCGGCACTGATAAATAATCATCCGGGCATGAAAGCCTTTATGATCCGCCAAGGCGACTATTATGTTACGCATGACCGCAAGCCTAAATTAGCACGTAAAAATAAGGCCGATTTATTAATTTCCATCCACGCCGATGCCTTTACCTCTCCCAAACCGAGCGGCGCCTCGGTGTTGGTGCAGTCGACAAGAAGGGCAAACTCTGAATTTGCCCGCTTGATCGCCAATCGTCAAAAAGAGTCTGAGCTCCTGGGCGGTGCAGGTGAAACCATTAAAAAAACCAAAGATACCAATCTGGCCATTACCCTTGCGGATATGAAAAAAGAACACACAATGAAAAGTAGTTATGAATTTGCTACCCATGTTCTTAAGCAATTAAAAAAGGTCACTAAGCTACATAAGAAAAAGCCGGAAGGGTTAAGCCTGGCAGTACTTAAAGCCCCTGATATCCCATCGGTTTTGATCGAAACCGGTTTTATCTCCAACCCGAAAGATGAGAAGAACCTCAACAGCTCTGCCCATCAGCAAAAATTGGCAAAAGCCATATATACGGCGGTAGATACTTACTTTACCCAAAACCCGCCCAGCGGCAATTTGACTGCGGCCAGCAGGGTAACGGAGCATAAAGTCGCCCGGGGCGAATCCCTGTCTGTTGTTGCCCATCAATATAAGGTGTCGGTAAGAGAGTTAAAAAAGACGAATAATCTCACCTCAAATATCATACGAGTCGGGCAAACGTTAAAAATACCGCAGGCGGAATAA
- a CDS encoding aromatic ring-hydroxylating oxygenase subunit alpha, protein MQDLLNAYRQEAQAGLFEAKALPFAVYHDREIAELETNKVFRCDWNFACAEQALADAGSYYAFDLAGEAVVIIRGQDKQLRAMSNNCRHRGTPLLDEGFGEVGNNISCPYHAWTYDDKGNFKGAPMPGQVTLDKQAHCLPQFRLESWQGLLFINLDSQAQPLSERFSGIEEYIAVYQPERFNSYGGGEVEHWRANWKVVMENALESYHIFKVHKETLEPVTPTKLAYYVAGSAAWTITGGKLVDDVGTLTKWLRGKYPRAYDHYQLIFLPPSLVMILDYDSLSWLHVLPDGPETCVIRSGTIFPESLFKEDQASQAFTRAFFREDKKICERVQKGMHSKIGKGGKLVEMERSVVDFHQYLAAMLFAAETDDFYEDENAALFLGEE, encoded by the coding sequence ATGCAAGATTTATTAAACGCCTACCGGCAAGAAGCGCAGGCGGGCCTGTTTGAGGCCAAAGCGCTGCCGTTCGCCGTCTATCACGACAGGGAGATTGCCGAACTCGAAACCAACAAGGTGTTTCGCTGTGACTGGAATTTTGCCTGCGCCGAGCAGGCCCTGGCCGATGCGGGCAGCTATTATGCTTTTGATTTAGCGGGTGAGGCGGTAGTGATCATCCGTGGCCAAGACAAGCAACTGCGGGCCATGTCGAACAATTGCCGTCACCGGGGCACGCCTTTGCTGGATGAAGGTTTCGGTGAAGTGGGTAATAATATTTCCTGCCCTTACCATGCCTGGACTTATGACGATAAGGGCAATTTTAAAGGCGCTCCCATGCCGGGCCAGGTTACCCTGGATAAGCAGGCACATTGTTTACCTCAGTTCAGGCTTGAAAGCTGGCAGGGTCTGTTGTTTATTAACCTGGACAGCCAGGCGCAGCCCCTGTCGGAACGTTTTTCAGGTATTGAAGAATATATTGCCGTCTACCAGCCGGAGCGCTTTAACAGCTATGGCGGCGGTGAGGTGGAGCACTGGCGGGCGAACTGGAAGGTGGTGATGGAAAACGCCCTGGAAAGTTACCATATTTTTAAGGTGCATAAAGAAACCCTGGAACCCGTGACACCCACCAAACTGGCCTATTATGTTGCCGGCTCTGCCGCCTGGACCATCACCGGCGGCAAGCTGGTTGATGATGTCGGTACGCTTACCAAATGGCTCAGGGGCAAATATCCCCGGGCTTATGATCATTATCAGTTGATTTTTCTGCCGCCGTCCCTGGTGATGATCCTCGATTATGACTCCCTGTCCTGGCTGCATGTATTGCCCGACGGTCCCGAGACCTGCGTCATCCGCTCCGGAACGATTTTTCCCGAGTCACTGTTTAAGGAAGACCAGGCAAGCCAGGCGTTTACCCGGGCCTTTTTCCGGGAAGATAAAAAAATCTGCGAGCGGGTGCAAAAGGGCATGCATTCGAAAATCGGCAAAGGCGGCAAGCTGGTTGAGATGGAAAGGAGCGTGGTGGATTTTCACCAGTATCTGGCAGCTATGCTGTTTGCTGCCGAAACCGATGACTTTTATGAAGATGAAAATGCCGCTTTGTTTCTCGGCGAAGAATAA
- a CDS encoding TetR/AcrR family transcriptional regulator — MKLSDPRANRSRQALLNAGIEVFLINPNASLTEVAAIAGVGRATLYRHFETREQLIQELARESLTLTDKATEPLKAKNLKGRAAIEALLHAVMPLANRFHFLLSLWSIAENDPEVTGIYNRQLAELAQLVEQGKQAGEINTNLTTTWIVTMIDSLIYAGWYLVRARECDATEAAESAVQTLFSGISA; from the coding sequence ATGAAACTATCCGATCCCAGGGCAAACCGCTCCCGCCAGGCGCTGTTAAACGCAGGCATAGAAGTCTTCCTGATCAACCCCAACGCCAGCCTGACCGAAGTGGCGGCCATTGCCGGTGTCGGCCGGGCCACCCTGTACCGGCATTTTGAAACCCGGGAGCAGTTAATCCAGGAGCTGGCGCGGGAGTCCCTGACCCTGACGGATAAGGCCACGGAGCCATTAAAAGCAAAAAACCTCAAAGGGCGTGCAGCCATAGAAGCCTTATTGCACGCGGTCATGCCGCTAGCCAACCGTTTCCATTTTTTATTGTCCCTGTGGAGCATTGCCGAAAATGATCCCGAAGTCACCGGTATTTATAACCGGCAGCTGGCAGAGTTGGCCCAGCTGGTGGAACAGGGGAAACAGGCGGGAGAGATCAATACCAATTTAACCACCACCTGGATAGTGACCATGATCGACAGTTTAATTTATGCCGGCTGGTACCTGGTACGCGCCAGGGAATGTGATGCCACAGAGGCGGCAGAGTCTGCGGTACAAACCTTGTTTTCCGGCATCAGCGCTTAG